A region of the Pseudomonas anguilliseptica genome:
TAGGCATGCCGTACATAGATCGGCCGCGGCGACGCCTGCCACGCCGGCAACAGACGCTGCAAGCGCCCTTGCTGCAGCAGCGGTTGGGCCACCAACAGCGGCAACAACGCCACCCCCAAGCCTTGCTCGGCCATGGCCAGCACCGCCTGCAGACTGGATGCATAGGCCGTCTCGGCGATCGCCAGCTGACGCCGTTCGCCATGGACATCCACCAGGTGCCAGGCCCGGGCCTGCTGCTGCCAATGGGCGCAGATCAGTCGATGCTCATGCAACTGCTCCAGGTTGTCCGGCATGCCCTGGCGGGCCAGGTAGGCCGGCGCCACACAGAGCCACGCCCGCAACTCGCCGACCGGCAAGGCGCGCTCACTGCTATCGGGCAGCTCGCCCACCGAAATCGCCAGGTCGATACCCTGTTCTAGCAACGACAGACGCTCGTCGCTGACCAGCAACTGCGGCAGCAGCTGCGGAAAAGTCTGCAAGTACTCGGCGAGGATGCCCGGCAACACCTGCTCGAAAGCATGGGGCAGGCTCAGGGTCAGCTTGCCGCTGGGCGCACGCCCCTGCTCCTGCAGCTCGTCGATGGCCAACTGGGTCAGCTGCGCCAGTGCCCGGCAGCGTTCGGCGAACTGCTGTCCGGCCGGGGTCAGGCTCAGGCGTCGGGTGCTGCGCAGCAGCAGGCGTACCCCCAAGAGCGCCTCGAGTTGCGACACCTGCTGGCTGACCGCCGCCTTGCTCTGCCCCAACACCTGCGCGGCGCGGGTGAACGAGCCCTGGTTGACCACCTCGAGGAATGCCGGTGCACGCGTAACCACCGCCAGATTGTTCATTTTTACCAAACAGTTATTCAGAGATCGGCTGGATTATCAAATATAGCTTTACCCGTAACCTGTTGTCTGTGCCCTCAACCCCCAGGAGTTTCAGCATGCACAGCCATCACCTCGCCGCACTCGCGGTACTCGACGCCAGCCAGGCCTGGATCGACCAATTCAATCGCCAGGATGGCCAGGCCTGCGCCGCCGCCTATACCGCGGATGCCACGATGCACGCCGAGCCCTTGGCCCGCAGCAGCGGACGAGCCGAGATCGAGAAGTTCTGGTGCGAACTGATCGCCCAGGGCGCCCGCGAGCTGCGCTACCACAAGCTCAAGCTGCAGGTACTCAGCGCCACCGAGGTCGACCTCAGCGCCGAATGGACGATGAACATCGGCAGCGGCGTGATCACCCAGGAGCGCTGGCAGCTCGGCGAGGACGGCGTCTGGCGCCTGGCCGCCGACCAGTTCGCCCTGCTCGTCTCCAACGGCCAGGAGGGCTAAGGTCATGACTCCATCCAACCCGCTGAGCTATATCCTGGTTCATGGTGCCTGGACCGGCAGCTGGATCTGGCAACCGGTGCTGCAGCCGCTGCGCGATCACGGCCATGAAGTGCTCTGCGTCGAACTGCCCGGGCATGCGCAGGCATCTTCCCTCGCCGCCGCCGATATCCGCTTCGCCGACTACCTGGCCAGCATCGAGCAGGCCATCGACGCTGCCCAGTATCCGGTGGTGCTGGTCGGCCACAGCTTCGCCGGCCTGCTGATCAGCCAGGCCGGCGAGGACTATGCCGAACAGGTCTCTGGGTTGATCTACCTGTGCGCCTTCATGCTGCCGAGCGGTTGCTCCTTCCTCCAGGCCACCGCCGGGGCGCAAGGCTCGGTGGCGCTCGAGCATCTGCAGTTCGCCGCAGACGGACACAGCGTCAGCATCGCCGCCGAGCACCAGCACCGCGCCGTCGCCCAGGACCTGCCGGCGGCCAGCTTCGCCCAGGTGCAACCGCTGTTCGTCGCAGAACCCACCGCCCCCTTGGCGCAGGAGCTGCGCCTGAGTTCACGCTGGGCCGAGTTGCCCCGCGCCTACCTGGAATGCACCGCCGACCAGGCCCTGCCGCTGGCCGTACAACGCGCCATGCAGGAACAGCTACCGCCGCACTACCGTGCCAGTCTCGACAGTGGCCATAGCCCGCAGTTCAGCGCTACCCAGGCGCTGCTGCAGCACCTGCTGCAGGCCGCGGCCGCCCTCATCCGGAGCTAATCTGGGGCGACGTTAGGCCCAGGCCGAACGTCTGTCATGCAGCCTGCTCAGCCCAGCCTGGGGGTTACCCGCACGGCACCGCGACGGGTCGTGCCGTGTCGGGAAACCCGGTTGCGCCCGGCGTTCTTGGCCGCATACAGGGCCTGATCGGCGGCCTTGATCACCTGCTCGGGCGTGCGCGATGCCTCATCGCGCTCGGCCACGCCCATGCTCACCGTCACCGACACCTCGGCGGCGGCGGCACCGCCACGACGCTGGCGCCCCTGCTGGTCGTCCTTTGGGTCGTTGCTGCTTATCGCGCAGCTGCAGGCGATAGACCTCCACCGCCTGGCGTACCGCCTCCAGGTGCGGCAGGCACTCCTCCAGGGTGCGGCCGGGGAACACCAGTGTGAACTCCTCACCACCATAACGGTAGGCCTTGCCCCCACCGCCGATCTTGCGCAGCTGGGCGGCGACCAGACGCAGCACCTGATCGCCAACATCGTGACCGTGGGTGTCGTTGAATTTCTTGAAGTGATCGACGTCGGCCATGGCGATCACATAACTGCGGCCCAAGCGCTGCAGGCGTTCATTCAAGGCGCGGCGCCCCGGCAGACCAGTGAGTTCGTCGCGAAAGGCCATCTGGTAGGCCTCGTGCGCCATGGCAGCGACCAGAATCAGCATGATCTGGCTACTCATCACATTCAGCGCATTGGGCAGAATAAAAGTGTTCGGCAGCATCCACAGCAGGCCGCACAAACCCAGCAGCTGCGCCGCATGCAACGGCCGGGGCGTAAGCAGATACTGCACCAGCAGCAGAATCAGGCCGAGGATAAATACCGGGTAGGTCAGTTGCACCAGCGCCAGCCACTCGACCTGCAGCGCCGGCCAGCGCACCCGCAATAACCAATGCAGCAACGCTTGCGGAAAGCGCTGCGCCAGGCCCACCGCTACCGCAACGACTGCCAGCAGAACAGCAGCCCGGGCAATCAGATCCTGCAGCAGGTGGGTACGCTCCTGCCAGGCGGCATAGAGGCTGTAGAGCAGTGGCAGCAACAGGCTGCACAGATGAAAGATCAGCGCCGCATCACTGCGTACCTGCCCCGTGGCCCGGAAATGATCAACCTGGGTATCGAGGAGGAAGTAGCCGAGGTACAGCGTCAACAGCAGAAACACTTCGCGCTGGCGGCCATAGACCAGGCAGAACGCCCCTCCAAGCAACAGCAGAAGCGTCGGCAATACGTTGAACAGCGAGGTGAAAAACTCACTCAACACCGCCAACCGCGCCAACAGCAAACCGCCGAACAGAAGCAGCAGCGAAGGCAGGAAATGACTGAAGCGCACAGCAGCAAGACGCGACAAGACGGGCTCCACACAGCGATAAAAAGTGGGCAACGCCGCGCAGTTTGCCTGTAACGAACGCGTTGCGCACGGAACCTGACAGGCAAATCGACAAGCTACCTGGGACTTTTTATTCGCCCAACAAAACTGTCTGGAATAGTTGTTAACGTCGCGCAGCGACGGCCCGAAGGGAGGCTGCCAGCAATGGCGGGTCACAAAAGCGCCGGGAGCGCTTTTGCGCGCAAGCCCCAAAGGGCTGAGCACATGGATGCATGGATGGCAGGCCATAAAAAAAACCGCCACCCCATAGGGCAGCG
Encoded here:
- a CDS encoding nuclear transport factor 2 family protein; protein product: MHSHHLAALAVLDASQAWIDQFNRQDGQACAAAYTADATMHAEPLARSSGRAEIEKFWCELIAQGARELRYHKLKLQVLSATEVDLSAEWTMNIGSGVITQERWQLGEDGVWRLAADQFALLVSNGQEG
- a CDS encoding LysR family transcriptional regulator, with the translated sequence MNNLAVVTRAPAFLEVVNQGSFTRAAQVLGQSKAAVSQQVSQLEALLGVRLLLRSTRRLSLTPAGQQFAERCRALAQLTQLAIDELQEQGRAPSGKLTLSLPHAFEQVLPGILAEYLQTFPQLLPQLLVSDERLSLLEQGIDLAISVGELPDSSERALPVGELRAWLCVAPAYLARQGMPDNLEQLHEHRLICAHWQQQARAWHLVDVHGERRQLAIAETAYASSLQAVLAMAEQGLGVALLPLLVAQPLLQQGRLQRLLPAWQASPRPIYVRHAYATNLPAHLRHFVTLLKARLQGVARAAAWPALRSSAGAVLIPQRFG
- a CDS encoding alpha/beta fold hydrolase; the protein is MTPSNPLSYILVHGAWTGSWIWQPVLQPLRDHGHEVLCVELPGHAQASSLAAADIRFADYLASIEQAIDAAQYPVVLVGHSFAGLLISQAGEDYAEQVSGLIYLCAFMLPSGCSFLQATAGAQGSVALEHLQFAADGHSVSIAAEHQHRAVAQDLPAASFAQVQPLFVAEPTAPLAQELRLSSRWAELPRAYLECTADQALPLAVQRAMQEQLPPHYRASLDSGHSPQFSATQALLQHLLQAAAALIRS